In Cyclobacteriaceae bacterium, the DNA window TCCTCTTCTCCAAAATACTTCTTTGCTGCACGCTCTGAGATAACTGCTTTATTGGGACCTACCAATGCGTCACTTTCATTTCCTTTCACAAGGTCAAAATCAAAAACTTCAAAAATTCCCGGATCAGCAATCTGCATTTTCTCTTCCCGAAAAGAAATCACTCCCCTGTCAGGACTTTGATAGCTCACAATGCCACTCACCGGATATAGGCGAGCGAATTGTTTTACTTCAGAAAAATTATTCTTCAGTGCTGGACCTGCGGCTGGAACTGCAGCGGCACATTCAAATCTTAATTTTCCACCCTGATATCCATTGTATTGAATTCTGTAAATATCTTCTGCATTACTATGAAACTTATCGAAGCTCCGCTCATACTTTACATATTGCAAGATCAGCAAGCTGGCTGCTATCCCCAGAGAAAGTCCGATTATATTGAGAAGAGTAAAAGATTTGTGACGAAGAAAATTTCTTATTGCCGAAGTGAAGTAATTTCTAATCATAAGCAGAGGGATGGTACATACTCGTTACGTCAACGTCATGTTAAAGTTTCTCCATCTGTATAAATGCCCTTTTTAGGGTGATGGCTTTACGAAGTTCGTTGTTTCCCTCGTGAAAAGCCATCCCTAAAAATACCTCAAAACCGTCCGAATTTCAGGGTAGCATTATAAGACAAATTACTTAAGTCAGAATCACTGAGTCCTGAAGCATTACTACCTGCGGTTGCCCTGTAAGATATTCCAGGACTAAAACGCATCCATTTCAAAACATTAAATTCCAGATGCATACCAGGTTCTGCAACAAAAAACCAGTTTTCATCACGAATGTGCCTTTCACGATTATTGTTATTGTTGAAATCATAACGTTGATATTGCAATGTAAAGCCAGGGCCTGCAAATAGACTAAAAGCTAAATGCACTGCTCTACCAGAGCCAATCACATACTCAGTCATCAGACCAAACTGTCCATACTGATAACTAAGATTTAAAGAAGGATCAGCACTATTTTCAATCGGGACCGGGAGATTATTGGTCACTGCGGCCGCACTTAATCCGATCATAAACCAATGATTGACATACCAACCACCATAAACCTCAGCAATGTTTGCATACTGCCCTCTGATAGTTGTGAATTTGTTGGACAGGGCACCATAACCTCCGGAGGATGTTCCGGGCCTGAATATCGTGCGGATTTTGTGCCGGGATGAGTCCTGAGCATAGGAATGACCCGAGACCATAAGACCGCACGCGATTGCAAATACTAATATCGATTTTTTCATATAAGGGTAATAATTATTATGTTTCTCTAATGACAACCGACCTGGGATTAACCCCTATTGGTTCGCTCAGATTTCTGATCTGTGGAAAAAATCAAATCAAAAGCTTTCGGTACCTTCATCCATATTTTCACCTAAATATTCACATCATGCAATGGAGAGGACGAAGAGAAAGTGGAAACGTTAACGATCAGCGGGGAAGCGGCGGCGGTGGTGGTGGTGGATTCAATTTACCCGGTGGCCTTTTTTCGAAAGGCGGACTGATCACAGTGGTCATTATTTTTATTGTTAGCTGGCTGACGGGAACAAATCCCTTGACGCTCCTTCAGCAGGTGGATACTTCCGGTGGATCTTCAGGTCAGGCAATTCAGGTCAGTGCGGAAGATGAAGAGCGTGCACAATTTGTGAAGGTTGTCCTCGCTGATACAGAAGATGTATGGCATAAGCTTTTGTCTGATTATCGAGAACCAACCCTTGAGATGTTTACCGATCAGGTTCAATCAGCATGTGGACAGGCAAGCGCATCCTCAGGTCCTTTTTACTGCAGTGAAGATGAAAGAGTTTATATTGACTTATCATTCTACGATGAACTTCAAAGCAAATTGAATGCTCCTGGGGATTTTGCACAGGCCTATGTCATTGCTCATGAAGTTGGCCACCATGTCCAGCACCTGATGGGCATCACCGACAAAATTCATGCTATGAAGAATGACCTAAGTGAAGAAGATTATAACAAGCTTTCCGTTAAACTCGAATTGCAGGCAGATTTTTTTGCTGGTGTTTGGGCTCACCACGACAATGAAATGAAAAACATTCTTGAGCCCGGTGATATAGACGAAGCTTTGAATGCCGCCTCCGCTATCGGTGATGACCGTTTACAGAAGCAATTTCAGGGATACGTAGTTCCTGATTCTTTTACGCATGGAACCTCTGCTCAAAGAGTATTCTGGTTTCGTAAAGGATTTGAGACCGGAGACATAAAGCAGGGTGATACCTTTTCTGACAAGTCGTTGGATTAGTCCAAAATCAATTCTGTTTTCAATGAGTTTTCCTATCTTTGCACCGGCAAATCGGGCACGACCAGCTCCTGCTGAACTCCCCCAGGACCGGAAGGTAGCAAGGGTAGGCGGTTGTAGCGGTGCGATGTTCGGTTTGCCATTTTTTATTTAAGCCCTCCAAACCCGTTTTCAGCCATAATCTGGCTTAAAAACTACCTCAACCTGTAGTTTTCATTGAATTCTAAAGCGTAGATTTACGCTAACAATAATTTCTAACATCATTTCTGTTGTAAAACAGAAAATCTTAAAGCCAAAACTCACTAATCTTATGAAATTCTTCATTGACACAGCGAATCTAAATGACATTAAAGAAGCCTACGACCTGGGTGTATTGGATGGCGTAACAACCAATCCTTCCCTCATGGCAAAAGAAGGAATTAAAGGAGCAGAAAATATCAGAGCTCACTATAAAGCAATCTGTAACATTGTAGATAATAATGTAAGTGCTGAAGTGATCGCTACCGATTATGAAGGCATCCTTAAAGAAGGTCGTGAACTTGCAAAAATCGATTCCAAGATTGTTGTGAAAGCTCCGATGATCAAGGATGGCGTAAAAGCAATCAAGAAATTCACGAGTGAAGGTATCCGCACGAATTGTACGCTGGTATTCTCAGCGGGCCAGGCAATTTTAGCAGCTAAGGCGGGTGCATCTTATGTCTCCCCTTTCATTGGCAGATTAGATGATATCTCTCAGGATGGCCTTGAACTTATTGAACAAATCCGTGTGATCTATGATAACTACGGTTTCCAAACGGAGATTCTTGCAGCCAGCGTTCGTCACACTATTCACCTGATCAAATGTGCTGAAATTGGTTCGGACGTAGTAACCTGTCCTTTGAAGGTTATTACCGACTTACTGAACCATCCATTAACAGACTCAGGATTGGCCAAATTTTTGGCAGATCACAAAAAAGTAAATGGATAAATTATACAGGTCCCAGCCAAAAGTTGGGACCTGAAATTTTTTAAGCCTCTCTATGTTTTCATCCGATCCGGTAGTCAGAGTAAAAGACGCCACCATCTTTCAGGGTAATCAAGCCGTCCTTACCAATCTTTCTTTTGATGTTGAGAAAGGTGACTTTGTCTTCCTGGTAGGCCGCACTGGCTCAGGAAAATCCTCTCTATTAAAAACACTCTATGCTGACCTCCCCCTTCGCTTAGGCGATATCAACATAGCTGGTTTTAATATTCGGGGAATTAAGGACAAGGAGGTACCCTTATTGCGAAGAAAAGTTGGAGTGATTTTTCAGGACTTTCAACTCTTTCCGGACAGAACCGTCGGTGAAAACCTGACGTTTGTTCTGCGGGCAACGGGATGGCGTGACAATCTCAAAATGAAGAGCCGACTTGTAGATGTATTAATGCAGGTAGGTCTTGGCTCGGTAGAGAAAAAAATGCCTCATCAGCTTTCCGGTGGTGAACAGCAACGGGTTGTAATTGCCCGCGCCCTTCTTAATGAACCACACATTCTAGTTGCTGATGAGCCAACAGGAAATCTTGATCCAGAAGTTTCTTCCGGGATTTTAAAGGTGTTTCAGCAGATCAACCGAAGTGGGACTGCCATTCTTATGGCAACTCACAGTTATGGTCTGATTAAAAAATTTCCTAACCGCGTGCTGAAGTGCGAAGACGGAAAAATTCTCGACTCTAATAAGGAGTTGATAGAATTAAAGAGCGAAGAAGATTTTTAAATGATTGCCTGCGAGGGCTTAGGTCTTTTCGAATCCTCAAGCTTTTGAATCTGCTGATTTAGCAAATCAATTCTTACCAACATGTTTAAAACCAAAGCCTCCTTCACTTTCTCAGAAGGATGTTTTTTCATTTCCTCTGCCAATACAGTATACATCGCTTCAAGCTTCTGAATATCCTGGGTAAATGAATTGTCCGCATGGAGATCTTCCATTGAAATCAATGTGGCTTTTTCCAATATCTGTGCAGAATAAAAAGACTCTATGTCCTTAAAGTCCTGATTCGCACTGGTGGCGTTCACCGGCATTACATCTGATTTGGAGAAGAGCAAATAGGCAGAGAAGCCCATCAGAACGATCGCAGCGGCTCGCCACAGTGGAGCGGAATTCCAGAAAGAATCTTTAACGCCAAATAGATTCGATGAAATATTTCGCCAGACTTTTTCCGAAGGTTGCTTTTCATCAAACTCCTGACGATGGTTTTCTACAAATTTTTCAAGTCTATCTTTCATAATTTTCCTCCTTCCAAAATTTCCCTAACCTTCTTTTTTGATCTGTTAAATTGCGACTTTGATGTTGACTCTGTTATACCTAAAATTTCGGCAATTTCACTATGATCATATCCTTCCAAAAGATATAACGATAGGACGCTTCTATATCCGTCTGGCAAACCTTCAATTGCCCTCTTCACTTCTTCCACAGAAAACTGAAACTCCTTTTCGGTAAAAGTCTCTTCTTCCACATCAAACTGATCATCCTCGGGAAGTCTTTCAGTCTTACGGCCTTTCAGAACATTAATAGCCTTATTGACTACAATTCTTTTCAACCATGAGCCAAAAGTGGCATCTCCACGATAAAGATGAAGATTTCTGAAGGCGCTGATAAATGATTCCTGAAGTACATCCTCCGCTTCCTCCTCACTATTGACGATCCGGAAACCCACATTGAACATGCTTCTCGAATAAAGCCTGTAAAGCTGAAAATGGGCTTCCTGGTCACCCAATCGGCACTTTTCAATGATCTCCGCATGAATGTGTACAGTGGCTGCCTCCGAACTCATAGTCCTGATTGCTAATGACCCATCATAAAGGAAAAGGTTGCATCATTTTAAAGTAGCAAGGCTCTCTTTCGCTGAAACAAAATCCGGGGCAATTGCCAGTGTCTGATCAAAGAATTTCTTTGCATTCACCTTGTCGCCTTGATCCTTATAAATAAGTCCTTTAAGATTCAGAAGAGAAACTCTCAACTTATACTCTTTCGGTTTCCCCTGAGCATCATTGAAAGTTACTTTCAATTCATCCACATCAGGCTTAGCCAGCAAGATATCTGCATTGGTCATAGCTTCCTGATACTTTTTAGCTGAGTATTGCAGAAAAGCCATTTTATACAAAGTGTAACTTTCATTCTTAAGCAGATATAAACTTTCATAATATTCCAAAGCTCTATCCCCAAGGTTAAGGGCCTCAAAAGAAGCTGCCACCAATTCGAGAGCCTCGGGATCTTTTGGTGAACGTTTCAAAAGATCTTGTCCTACCAAAATACTGGATGTGAATTCAGAGTTCTGATAGTAATAAACAGCAAGCGAAAAAATCAATGAATCGCTCCCGGGAAATTCAACAATCAGGTCATACAAAGCATCCTTTGCCAACTTTAAATCATTCCATCTGGTTGCAAAAGCATACTTGGTAGCATAATGCTGTATTAGAGAATTGTTAGGTTGAGGATCGCTATTTACCTGCTGCTGAGTCTGAGGTTCTGTAGGTTGCGGTTTGGCAGTCGTCGTCTTTTGTTTCTGAGCCATGACAAAAGACATACTCAATAAAATCATCAGAGGAATAATAATAACTTTTTTCATTTGTTGGTTAGTGGTTTAATTCAATTTTAACAATTCCTTTTTTACTTGCTATATCTGTCAGAAGAGCAAGAGCTTCTTCCCGATCATTTCTTATCTCACCCTCCAATATAGCTTCTTTGATCTGCTCTTTTATTTCACCAATTATCGGGCCAGGAGGAATATTAAACATCCTGATGATTTCATCACCCGTAATGGGAGGTTGGAAATTCCTTATATGATCTTTCTTCTCAACTTCCAGCATCTTTTCCTCTACCTTCTCAAAATTCTTAATGTACTTCTTTACCTTTTCAGAATTCTTGGACGTTATATCTGCGCGACATAATTTCATTAGTGCTTCTGTATCATCGCCTGCTTCAAACAATAATCTTCTCACTGCTGAATCTGTAACATCATATGCCAAAACAATGGGACGAAGGTGAAGTCTCACTAGTTTCTGTACAAAATCCATCCTATCGTTCAGCGGAAGCTTAAATCGTTTGAAGATACCCGGCACCATTCTCGCACCTTTGTCTTCATGACCATGAAAAGTAAAGCCGTGTCCGGGCTCAAACCTTTTCGTTAACGGTTTGGCAATATCATGAAGGATTGCAGCCCATCGCAGCCACAGATCATCCGAAGTTTTTGAAACATTGTCAAGTACCTGAAGAGTATGATAGAAATTATCTTTGTGTGCTTTGTTATCTACATACTCTACACCTTGCAGTGCGACCATCTCAGGAAAAAACTGCTTTAGCAGTCCGCTATGAAAAAGAAGCTTGAATCCATACGATGGAACCGGAGACAGAATTATCTTATTGGTCTCTTCAATAACCCGCTCCATCGAAACAATTTTTAATCTTTCCTTTTGATCTATAATCGATTGGAAAGTATCAGGCTCAATATCGAATGCCAACTGCGAAGCAAAGCGCACCGCCCTCATCATTCTTAATGGATCATCAGAAAAGGTAATAGCAGGATCAAGTGGTGTCTTGAGCATCTTCTCCTTTAGATGCTTCACTCCTTCAAAAGGATCAATCAATTCACCATAGCTGGCCGAGTTTAGACTAATCGCCATCGCATTGATAGTGAAGTCCCTTCTCCTCTGGTCATCTTCCAGTGTGCCATCTTCAACAATTGGCTTGCGTGAATCTCTGGAATACGACTCCTTGCGGGCGCCGACAAATTCAAGCTCATAATCTCCCTGGCGGATCATAGCCGTTCCAAAGTTCTTAAATACCGTCACCTGAAGACCGCCCAGCTTCTCGCCTACTTTTTGCGCCAGAGCAATACCGCTTCCGACGCAGACAAAGTCAATATCTTTGTTGGGACGTTTTAGAATCAAGTCACGGACAAATCCACCCACAACATAGGCTTCTACATTCTGGTCTTTTGCGGCCTCAGAAATCGTCTTGAAAATGGGATTTGATGCTAAATCACTCGAAAAATTCATTACTTAAGCCTTTTAGAAAAAGGGATTCCCAAAGGTAAAGTTTTATCGCGTGGCGTTAAAGAAAGTGTTTAGTGATTAAAGGTTGGGCAAGGAATAAACTTTTCCCTCTTTTTAGCATGGGAATTCATCTGGATGGCGAGCTTATACTTGAGAGCAATCTCATGAGTACCTCCCGATACAGGCCCAAGCTCTGATACAGTAAAATCATAACTGTACATGACTTCGACTTTCGTCAACTGAAATCCGAGTATGACTACAGCAGCATCCTGACTAATGTTATCCTTCACATTCTGTTCGATCGGGATACCTCGATACCACACCCCCATAACGATGGGATCGTAAAGGAAATAAGCTCCCACATCCAATTGATCAAAGTTGCCTTGTCTTTTATAAACAAAGGAAGGTGATAGTACCGCTTCATGGGCCTTCTTGAAAGGTCCTCTGTTTAAGGGTATTCTCACCCCACCATGCACCGTTGTCTTAATCGGAAGTGTTGCTTCCTGATTCAACAAAGTTCGATTCGGCTGATTGAGATGACTTGTTGCAAATCCAAACCAAAATGATTTATTATATGCCAGTAAGCCCGCGTTGAAATCAAAGTAATGAGACATTCCTAAATTAAAAAGAGCAGGGTCATCACTTGGTACCTGACCTTTCGAGTCAAATTGAAGTTGATCTGCAAAGATGAGTTTATTAAGATCAATCGTACGGAAAGCATATCCAAAACTTAATCCAGTTGATATAACCCATTTATTTGCAACATTGACCCTATACGAATAAAGAAAATTAAACTGAGATGACTTCATCCCTGCTGTACCAGCCTTATCCATTGTAACAAGGAAACCCACACCACTGTGATAGTCATGTAAATTATAATCGTAGGAAAGTGCTGTGGTTACATAACCTCTGGCAATGTTGGGCCACTGATTGCGATAATTCGCTATGAATCTGTGATCAGTGGTTGTTCCCGTAAAGGCAGGATTTAAATACAATGGAGCAGCATAGTATTGTGAAAATTCAGGATCTTGCGCAAATGCAAGGGTAAGTAAAAGCAATCCGATAAGGGTAAGTATACTTCTCTTCATCGTATCAGATTTATATCACCCGTTCTTACCACCGTCTCGCCATTCTCGTACTTCGCTGAAATCTTGAATACATAGACATCCTGAGCACAAAGCTTTCCATTGAAGTAGCCGTCCCATCCTATCTGAGGATCTCTGCTTTCAAATAAAAGCTGACCCCAACGATTGAATACCAGCATTTCAAATTGCGTAACGCCACGCATGACCGGAAGAAAAACATCATTCTTCCCATCGCTTTGACCTGAACCTGGGGAAGACTGTACTCCGGAAAGATTTGGTGAGAATGCATTCGGCACCAGAAGCTGCCCTCCTTTTTGTGTTATAACAGCTCCCTTTACCAGAGTGGTGTCGGCGCAGTCATGTGGACTGATTGCAATCAAAGAGATGTCAAAAATACCTTCGTCCTCATAAACATGCTGTGGTTCCACAAGATCAGAAGTTTCACCATCTCCAAAATTCCATTCATATCTTCCGGCGCCAATGCTATTATTCTTTGTGTACATGATTCCGCCTGGTATGTACAGGAGCTTAGGCTTGATATCAAATCTGGCAATAGGTTTCTCAAAAACTTCAATGATCATTTGCTTCGTTTCAGTGATTACAGTACCTGAAATATTAGATGCAGAAAGACTTACGGTATATTTCCCTGGCAAAAAGTAAGTATAGGTTGGGTTAGCTGCTCTTGAGGTGGCAGCTCCATCGCCAAAGTCCCACAGATAGGTGGCGGGATCCGCAAACATAGAAAGGTTAGTGAATTTTACTTTTAATGGAGAACATCCGGAAGCAGGATCATAGCTAAAATTAACCACTGGTGGAATCGGAAATATCGTAATGTTTGCTGTTTGTGTTTCAATACACACATTGTTGGTGACGGTCAGTTTGATCACGTAGGTGCCATACGTTGCGTAGACATGTGAAAAACTAGTGGTTGAAGTATTGGAAGTGATCCCATCTCCAAAATCCCATTCATATGTCCATGGTCCAGGATTTGTTGTATTGGTAATAAAGACTGTTGAAGCAGGAAGCGATTGCGTCAGAGGAGTTACTGTAAAAGACGTGTTAATAATATCTCTTCTGGGAACCACAATGCTTTGGGTTGTGATGTTGCTCGTACAATTTGCAATGTTCCTGGTATCCAATCCGACTGCAAGATTAATATCTACTCCAGAACGAAGCACTTCATACTCAATCATGTCACTCGAGCCTGACGTATTTAACATCATTATTGTATTCTCCGAAACAGTCCAGTGATATTGAAGTCCTTTTTGTGAAGCTTCAAAGCGAAGGCGCATCTTTTCGCAATCAAAAACAAGTGTATCAATGTTGAAATTTGATACTGGCACAGGACTTACACGGATAACACGAACAGAATCTCCATAACACCCACTCGGCAACGTAGTCGTTAACTGTACCTGAAAGGCTTCTATCAACGGCGTGGTGTTGATAAAATTATAAGTGTACGTTGGCGTTGTACCAGTGCTTACATTGGAGATTACTCCCGAAACATCACTGATCCTCCATTGATAATTAGTTGGTCCTAGGGATTGAGTCTGCGGATCAACCGAAAAATTTACACTCACTGGAGAACAATTATCATTGAAGGGGGAATAGTTGGTCGATATAAATCCGGAAGCGGTACCCGGAAAAACAGTAATGATTACTGGTGGTGATATTCTCTCACAATTATTGACAGTTACTACCCGAAGCCGGACGTCAAATAGTTTATTAACCGTTGTAACATTTATGAAATCATGGACAAACTGATTCGTAAACCCAATATCCGTTGGACGTTGAGTGCTTACCGGAAGAAACCCCAATCCGCCTCTTTCATCAACTTCCCATACAAACCTGTCGACAATATCGGGCTGTCCTCCTACTGAATTATTTGTAAAGATTACTGTCAGAACACTGCATCCTGACACGACATCCGGTACAAAATTCGCAGTGGGTAGCGGATCAACTCTTACAGGTATTACCAGTAAATCTGAACATCCATTCTGATTGGTGGTAACTCTCAGCGCGACCTGATAGAGACCTGCTGCTCCAAGGGATCTTGTAAAGGTTGTCTGATTATCAAATGCAGGATCCTTAATGAACGTTGAGCCATTGTAATTAAAATCCCACTCACGCAACACTATGCTTTCCCCGTTGATCGGTACTAAGGTAGAAGCTTCATTAAAAGAAGCTGGAGTTCCCTGACAAACCCTGTTTGCTGTAAAGACGGGAACAGGGTTCTGATAAACACGGACATTCACTTCATCTATTGTCTGGCATGCCGTTACATTGTCACGAATGATTAATCTCACACGATAAATACCGCGATTTGTGAACGTCCTGTCAAAAGGACCAAGAGCTGTTGATGAAAATCCTCCGGCCAAAGGAGCCTGAAGCACCATGATATTGTTTTCATCATAAAATTCCCATCTCCATTCGGTTGTTGGCGTTACCACTCCTACTGATGCATCAGTAAAGCGCACCTGAAACCCAGTAAAGGGGGCAATTACAGATTGACAGAAATCTGGCGTAATAGGGTTATTTAAAAAATCAGTAGTCTGGATATTCGCAACCAATGAAGGAGAGATAGAGACCAATGCTTCATAGATCGCAATACAATTACCTGCTGCATTCTGATCTCTTACAGAAAGCCTGATCATCTTCTGCCCTGATGAAGAATAGGAGAATGTAGGATTAGTCGCACCTGAAGTAGCCAAAGGAACACCTGTTCCCGTATTATTATCATAGAATTGCCAGGTATATTGAAAATTCGCACCCGCAATTGCCGGGGTATTGTTATCGAAATAGATAATGTCGTTCAAGCAAAAAATTGTTTGAATAGGTCCACCTGCATTTCCCAAACGGGTAACATACGTTGGCTGAGGTGCGTCAACAATAACAATCCTGGCACGTGTTATCTGGGGAGGATTATCGCCATTGACAAGATTTCCACTCACTGGATTAAAAGCATTTCCATCCAGCAGATTGTCATCATATGCATTACACTGATTCCAGTTTTTTAATGTGATCTCAAATTCCTTTCCGATATCTGCAAGGGTGGTGACAGGCACGTTAATAGGCAAGCTTACCTGTCCCGGAGCAGTGACAGGATAAATAGGATTTCTGTTGGGTGCAGGGTTCAGATAAGGATAAGAGCCTGGAGTTACGCTGTTAACCTGAATTCCAGGAATGAAAGTCGGAAGAGGACCTGTTCCGTAGATCCATTGTATCCATCGTGGGGCATTATTCTCACGGGTAGCCCTGGGAAAACAATTCCAGTCACTGTTATCGGTGAAAGAAACATTGGCAGCATATCCCGCGCAAACGCGATACACTGCAGGATCAATTGATATAACATCATTTGTCCATACTATCACTTGTGTAGTGATAGGAACTACGCTTCCTCTAGGATTACAGGCGTTGGATGCGTCGATTACTACATCATACCCGCAATTCACGGACGCCAGTGGATAAATGTGTGACATAATCACCGGCGTTGCACCCTGGACGTAGGTCTGCTCGGGAGTTCCATCACCCCAATCAACAAAGTACTGGGTGCCAGGAACAGAAGAAAGGTAGATGGTTTGAATATTGACTGTAAAAGGTGCACAACCCCGGCTGCTGGTAAGAAAAGCAAAGCCTGGTTCCATAATGCCGCCGCACTGACCAAACACATTAGTCTGGCTAATAAGCAACATTACGCCTATAAAGATCAATAGGCGGATAGAACGGTAAACCTGCATCGTCAATCGGGGGTTAAGCCGATTAAAGTTCACTTAGACTGGCATATATAAGACTGATTTAGTCTTAAAAATCCAAACAGGTGGCAAGTGGTATTAAAGATCGATTAACAGAAGAAAATAGTAGATAATCTGCAGTTACTGATTCTTGCAAATTACTTCCAGAAGCCTTCCTGACGGCCACCAGTAGGGCAAGGAATCAGGCGATTACGCTTCTTTACTCCTCGGTGTATAGGCTTCGCACTGAACTCATACATGATTGAAAGTTCGTGCGCACCACCAGAGGAAGTTGAGAGTGGCGACGTATTGAAGTCATAGCTGTATCCAATCGTCATCTTATCAAGATACATACCTAACTGAAGAATGATAGCATCCTGTTGAATGGTATTAGTAGATGTCTTCTCGAATGGTTTTCCTCTATACCAGAATCCAAC includes these proteins:
- a CDS encoding flagellar biosynthesis protein FlgM; this translates as MQWRGRRESGNVNDQRGSGGGGGGGFNLPGGLFSKGGLITVVIIFIVSWLTGTNPLTLLQQVDTSGGSSGQAIQVSAEDEERAQFVKVVLADTEDVWHKLLSDYREPTLEMFTDQVQSACGQASASSGPFYCSEDERVYIDLSFYDELQSKLNAPGDFAQAYVIAHEVGHHVQHLMGITDKIHAMKNDLSEEDYNKLSVKLELQADFFAGVWAHHDNEMKNILEPGDIDEALNAASAIGDDRLQKQFQGYVVPDSFTHGTSAQRVFWFRKGFETGDIKQGDTFSDKSLD
- the fsa gene encoding fructose-6-phosphate aldolase, whose product is MKFFIDTANLNDIKEAYDLGVLDGVTTNPSLMAKEGIKGAENIRAHYKAICNIVDNNVSAEVIATDYEGILKEGRELAKIDSKIVVKAPMIKDGVKAIKKFTSEGIRTNCTLVFSAGQAILAAKAGASYVSPFIGRLDDISQDGLELIEQIRVIYDNYGFQTEILAASVRHTIHLIKCAEIGSDVVTCPLKVITDLLNHPLTDSGLAKFLADHKKVNG
- a CDS encoding ATP-binding cassette domain-containing protein, with the translated sequence MFSSDPVVRVKDATIFQGNQAVLTNLSFDVEKGDFVFLVGRTGSGKSSLLKTLYADLPLRLGDINIAGFNIRGIKDKEVPLLRRKVGVIFQDFQLFPDRTVGENLTFVLRATGWRDNLKMKSRLVDVLMQVGLGSVEKKMPHQLSGGEQQRVVIARALLNEPHILVADEPTGNLDPEVSSGILKVFQQINRSGTAILMATHSYGLIKKFPNRVLKCEDGKILDSNKELIELKSEEDF
- a CDS encoding RNA polymerase sigma factor, with amino-acid sequence MSSEAATVHIHAEIIEKCRLGDQEAHFQLYRLYSRSMFNVGFRIVNSEEEAEDVLQESFISAFRNLHLYRGDATFGSWLKRIVVNKAINVLKGRKTERLPEDDQFDVEEETFTEKEFQFSVEEVKRAIEGLPDGYRSVLSLYLLEGYDHSEIAEILGITESTSKSQFNRSKKKVREILEGGKL
- a CDS encoding HD domain-containing protein — protein: MNFSSDLASNPIFKTISEAAKDQNVEAYVVGGFVRDLILKRPNKDIDFVCVGSGIALAQKVGEKLGGLQVTVFKNFGTAMIRQGDYELEFVGARKESYSRDSRKPIVEDGTLEDDQRRRDFTINAMAISLNSASYGELIDPFEGVKHLKEKMLKTPLDPAITFSDDPLRMMRAVRFASQLAFDIEPDTFQSIIDQKERLKIVSMERVIEETNKIILSPVPSYGFKLLFHSGLLKQFFPEMVALQGVEYVDNKAHKDNFYHTLQVLDNVSKTSDDLWLRWAAILHDIAKPLTKRFEPGHGFTFHGHEDKGARMVPGIFKRFKLPLNDRMDFVQKLVRLHLRPIVLAYDVTDSAVRRLLFEAGDDTEALMKLCRADITSKNSEKVKKYIKNFEKVEEKMLEVEKKDHIRNFQPPITGDEIIRMFNIPPGPIIGEIKEQIKEAILEGEIRNDREEALALLTDIASKKGIVKIELNH
- a CDS encoding type IX secretion system membrane protein PorP/SprF, giving the protein MKRSILTLIGLLLLTLAFAQDPEFSQYYAAPLYLNPAFTGTTTDHRFIANYRNQWPNIARGYVTTALSYDYNLHDYHSGVGFLVTMDKAGTAGMKSSQFNFLYSYRVNVANKWVISTGLSFGYAFRTIDLNKLIFADQLQFDSKGQVPSDDPALFNLGMSHYFDFNAGLLAYNKSFWFGFATSHLNQPNRTLLNQEATLPIKTTVHGGVRIPLNRGPFKKAHEAVLSPSFVYKRQGNFDQLDVGAYFLYDPIVMGVWYRGIPIEQNVKDNISQDAAVVILGFQLTKVEVMYSYDFTVSELGPVSGGTHEIALKYKLAIQMNSHAKKREKFIPCPTFNH
- a CDS encoding PKD domain-containing protein, with amino-acid sequence MLLISQTNVFGQCGGIMEPGFAFLTSSRGCAPFTVNIQTIYLSSVPGTQYFVDWGDGTPEQTYVQGATPVIMSHIYPLASVNCGYDVVIDASNACNPRGSVVPITTQVIVWTNDVISIDPAVYRVCAGYAANVSFTDNSDWNCFPRATRENNAPRWIQWIYGTGPLPTFIPGIQVNSVTPGSYPYLNPAPNRNPIYPVTAPGQVSLPINVPVTTLADIGKEFEITLKNWNQCNAYDDNLLDGNAFNPVSGNLVNGDNPPQITRARIVIVDAPQPTYVTRLGNAGGPIQTIFCLNDIIYFDNNTPAIAGANFQYTWQFYDNNTGTGVPLATSGATNPTFSYSSSGQKMIRLSVRDQNAAGNCIAIYEALVSISPSLVANIQTTDFLNNPITPDFCQSVIAPFTGFQVRFTDASVGVVTPTTEWRWEFYDENNIMVLQAPLAGGFSSTALGPFDRTFTNRGIYRVRLIIRDNVTACQTIDEVNVRVYQNPVPVFTANRVCQGTPASFNEASTLVPINGESIVLREWDFNYNGSTFIKDPAFDNQTTFTRSLGAAGLYQVALRVTTNQNGCSDLLVIPVRVDPLPTANFVPDVVSGCSVLTVIFTNNSVGGQPDIVDRFVWEVDERGGLGFLPVSTQRPTDIGFTNQFVHDFINVTTVNKLFDVRLRVVTVNNCERISPPVIITVFPGTASGFISTNYSPFNDNCSPVSVNFSVDPQTQSLGPTNYQWRISDVSGVISNVSTGTTPTYTYNFINTTPLIEAFQVQLTTTLPSGCYGDSVRVIRVSPVPVSNFNIDTLVFDCEKMRLRFEASQKGLQYHWTVSENTIMMLNTSGSSDMIEYEVLRSGVDINLAVGLDTRNIANCTSNITTQSIVVPRRDIINTSFTVTPLTQSLPASTVFITNTTNPGPWTYEWDFGDGITSNTSTTSFSHVYATYGTYVIKLTVTNNVCIETQTANITIFPIPPVVNFSYDPASGCSPLKVKFTNLSMFADPATYLWDFGDGAATSRAANPTYTYFLPGKYTVSLSASNISGTVITETKQMIIEVFEKPIARFDIKPKLLYIPGGIMYTKNNSIGAGRYEWNFGDGETSDLVEPQHVYEDEGIFDISLIAISPHDCADTTLVKGAVITQKGGQLLVPNAFSPNLSGVQSSPGSGQSDGKNDVFLPVMRGVTQFEMLVFNRWGQLLFESRDPQIGWDGYFNGKLCAQDVYVFKISAKYENGETVVRTGDINLIR